A section of the Halichoerus grypus chromosome 11, mHalGry1.hap1.1, whole genome shotgun sequence genome encodes:
- the ATL3 gene encoding atlastin-3 isoform X2 → MESGKPGPVQVVLVQKDQHSFELEEKALASILLQDHIRDLDVVVVSVAGAFRKGKSFFLDFMLRYLYFQKEGGHSNWLGDSEEPLTGFSWRGGSDPETTGIQIWSEVFTVEKPGGKKVAVVLMDTQGAFDSQSTVKDCATIFALSTMTSSVQIYNLSQNIQEDDLQQLQLFTEYGRLAMDEIFQKPFQTLMFLVRDWSFPYEYSYGLQGGLSFLDKRLQVKEHQHEEIQNVRNHIHSCFSSVTCFLLPHPGLQVATSPDFDGKLKDIAGEFKEQLQTLIPFVLNPANLMEKEINGSKVTCRGLLEYFKAYIKIYQGEDLPHPKSMLQATAEANNLAAAASAKDIYYNNMEEVCGGEKPYLSPDILEEKHCELKQLALDHFRKTKKMGGKDFSLRYQQELEEEIRLLYENFCKHNGSKNVFSTFRTPAVLFTGIVILYIASGLTGFVGLEIVAQLFNCMVGLLLIALLTWGYIRYSGQYRELGGAIDSGAAYVLEQATSHMGNSTQSAVRDAVGRPPVDKKAQ, encoded by the exons ATGGAGAGTGGAAAGCCTGGCCCAGTGCAGGTTGTTTTGGTTCAGAAAGACCAGCATTCCTTTGAGTTAGAAGAGAAAGCCTTGGCCAGCATTCTCTTGCAGGACCACATCCGAGACCTTGACGTGGTGGTGGTGTCCGTGGCTGGTGCTTTCCGGAAGGGCAAGTCCTTCTTCCTGGACTTCATGCTACGATACTTGTATTTCCAG AAGGAAGGTGGCCATTCAAATTGGTTGGGTGACTCAGAAGAACCGTTAACAGGGTTTTCATGGAGAGGGGGCTCTGACCCAGAAACAACGGGGATTCAGATCTGGAGTGAAGTTTTCACTGTGGAGAAGCCGGGTGGGAAGAAG gTTGCAGTTGTTCTGATGGATACCCAGGGGGCATTTGACAGCCAGTCCACTGTGAAAGATTGTGCCACCATCTTCGCTCTCAGCACCATGACTAGTTCTGTTCAG atttatAATTTGTCCCAGAACATTCAGGAAGATGATCTTCAACAGTTACAG ctcttcaCAGAATATGGTCGTCTGGCAATGGATGAAATTTTCCAAAAACCCTTCCAG ACACTGATGTTTTTGGTTCGTGACTGGAGTTTCCCTTATGAATACAGCTATGGACTACAGGGAGGACTGTCCTTTTTGGATAAGCGTCTACAG GTAAAAGAACATCAACACGAGGAAATTCAGAATGTCCGAAACCACATTCACTCCTGCTTCTCCAGCGTCACCTGTTTTCTCCTACCACACCCAGGACTCCAGGTGGCCACAAGCCCTGACTTTGATGGGAAATTGAAAG ATATTGCCGGTGAATTCAAAGAGCAGTTACAGACCCTGATTCCATTTGTGTTAAACCCAGCTAATTTAATGGAAAAGGAGATCAATGGCTCAAAAGTCACCTGTCGGGGGCTATTGGAGTATTTTAAG GCATATATTAAAATTTACCAAGGAGAAGATCTGCCTCATCCCAAATCCATGCTTCAG gCCACCGCTGAAGCCAACAATTTAGCAGCTGCAGCCTCCGCCAAAGACATTTACTACAATAACATGGAAGAG gTTTGTGGGGGAGAGAAACCTTATTTGTCTCCAGACATTCTGGAGGAGAAGCACTGTGAATTGAAGCAGCTTGCTCTGGACCATTTTAGGAAGACCAAGAAGATGGGTGGGAAGGATTTTAGCCTTCGTTACCAGCAGGAGCTAGAGGAGGAGATCAGGTTGCTCTATGAGAACTTCTGCAAACACAACGGCAGCAAGAATGTCTTTAGCACCTTCCGAACCCCTGCGGTGCTTTTCACGGGCATCGTGATTTTGTACATAGCCTCAGGCCTCACTGGCTTTGTTGGTCTTGAGATTGTGGCCCAGCTGTTCAACTGTATGGTTGGACTGCTGTTAATAGCACTTCTTACTTGGGGATACATCAGGTATTCTGGTCAATACCGTGAGCTGGGCGGAGCAATTGATTCTGGTGCAGCGTATGTACTAGAGCAG GCTACTTCTCATATGGGTAATTCCACTCAGTCCGCTGTGAGGGATGCAGTTGGGAGGCCACCTGTGGATAAAAAAGCTCAATAG
- the ATL3 gene encoding atlastin-3 isoform X1 — translation MLSPQRAVAAASGGAGDAMESGKPGPVQVVLVQKDQHSFELEEKALASILLQDHIRDLDVVVVSVAGAFRKGKSFFLDFMLRYLYFQKEGGHSNWLGDSEEPLTGFSWRGGSDPETTGIQIWSEVFTVEKPGGKKVAVVLMDTQGAFDSQSTVKDCATIFALSTMTSSVQIYNLSQNIQEDDLQQLQLFTEYGRLAMDEIFQKPFQTLMFLVRDWSFPYEYSYGLQGGLSFLDKRLQVKEHQHEEIQNVRNHIHSCFSSVTCFLLPHPGLQVATSPDFDGKLKDIAGEFKEQLQTLIPFVLNPANLMEKEINGSKVTCRGLLEYFKAYIKIYQGEDLPHPKSMLQATAEANNLAAAASAKDIYYNNMEEVCGGEKPYLSPDILEEKHCELKQLALDHFRKTKKMGGKDFSLRYQQELEEEIRLLYENFCKHNGSKNVFSTFRTPAVLFTGIVILYIASGLTGFVGLEIVAQLFNCMVGLLLIALLTWGYIRYSGQYRELGGAIDSGAAYVLEQATSHMGNSTQSAVRDAVGRPPVDKKAQ, via the exons GTGATGCCATGGAGAGTGGAAAGCCTGGCCCAGTGCAGGTTGTTTTGGTTCAGAAAGACCAGCATTCCTTTGAGTTAGAAGAGAAAGCCTTGGCCAGCATTCTCTTGCAGGACCACATCCGAGACCTTGACGTGGTGGTGGTGTCCGTGGCTGGTGCTTTCCGGAAGGGCAAGTCCTTCTTCCTGGACTTCATGCTACGATACTTGTATTTCCAG AAGGAAGGTGGCCATTCAAATTGGTTGGGTGACTCAGAAGAACCGTTAACAGGGTTTTCATGGAGAGGGGGCTCTGACCCAGAAACAACGGGGATTCAGATCTGGAGTGAAGTTTTCACTGTGGAGAAGCCGGGTGGGAAGAAG gTTGCAGTTGTTCTGATGGATACCCAGGGGGCATTTGACAGCCAGTCCACTGTGAAAGATTGTGCCACCATCTTCGCTCTCAGCACCATGACTAGTTCTGTTCAG atttatAATTTGTCCCAGAACATTCAGGAAGATGATCTTCAACAGTTACAG ctcttcaCAGAATATGGTCGTCTGGCAATGGATGAAATTTTCCAAAAACCCTTCCAG ACACTGATGTTTTTGGTTCGTGACTGGAGTTTCCCTTATGAATACAGCTATGGACTACAGGGAGGACTGTCCTTTTTGGATAAGCGTCTACAG GTAAAAGAACATCAACACGAGGAAATTCAGAATGTCCGAAACCACATTCACTCCTGCTTCTCCAGCGTCACCTGTTTTCTCCTACCACACCCAGGACTCCAGGTGGCCACAAGCCCTGACTTTGATGGGAAATTGAAAG ATATTGCCGGTGAATTCAAAGAGCAGTTACAGACCCTGATTCCATTTGTGTTAAACCCAGCTAATTTAATGGAAAAGGAGATCAATGGCTCAAAAGTCACCTGTCGGGGGCTATTGGAGTATTTTAAG GCATATATTAAAATTTACCAAGGAGAAGATCTGCCTCATCCCAAATCCATGCTTCAG gCCACCGCTGAAGCCAACAATTTAGCAGCTGCAGCCTCCGCCAAAGACATTTACTACAATAACATGGAAGAG gTTTGTGGGGGAGAGAAACCTTATTTGTCTCCAGACATTCTGGAGGAGAAGCACTGTGAATTGAAGCAGCTTGCTCTGGACCATTTTAGGAAGACCAAGAAGATGGGTGGGAAGGATTTTAGCCTTCGTTACCAGCAGGAGCTAGAGGAGGAGATCAGGTTGCTCTATGAGAACTTCTGCAAACACAACGGCAGCAAGAATGTCTTTAGCACCTTCCGAACCCCTGCGGTGCTTTTCACGGGCATCGTGATTTTGTACATAGCCTCAGGCCTCACTGGCTTTGTTGGTCTTGAGATTGTGGCCCAGCTGTTCAACTGTATGGTTGGACTGCTGTTAATAGCACTTCTTACTTGGGGATACATCAGGTATTCTGGTCAATACCGTGAGCTGGGCGGAGCAATTGATTCTGGTGCAGCGTATGTACTAGAGCAG GCTACTTCTCATATGGGTAATTCCACTCAGTCCGCTGTGAGGGATGCAGTTGGGAGGCCACCTGTGGATAAAAAAGCTCAATAG